A genomic region of Helicoverpa zea isolate HzStark_Cry1AcR chromosome 8, ilHelZeax1.1, whole genome shotgun sequence contains the following coding sequences:
- the LOC124632576 gene encoding sodium channel protein Nach-like yields the protein MNSTATREIINQLAAFYSLDVVYNLGDLLRLEELLEYNDLDVETAAERLTATCEETLIKCRFGNVLLNCSDIFQMELTGDGFCCIFNGRSLRREMEEGVKIKRTPQHWYTREFGYTSGLTIAVNQSQKPTSIDLTYKWIALQTSQHFVDTTMNGTALNPGAEQWISYSSIGFQIAKGAKTLSPSLRKCNLSTNVLRYFPHYSKNYCLQEKEMANTLNKCGCVRTPHPRPPGTTRCRAPMLLCATQAMISYDTSADCPLTCDVENIIVTASSFTLDPTVRTVESFYNGLNFKKVTVVRIFIQGRKRKTKERWSYFGYYDLFSQLGGMFNVCFGCSVLTMLELLQIGWRFMLIRVQQYLDNRHIRHVKHPQKK from the exons ATGAACTCGACTGCCACGCGAGAGATCATCAATCAGCTGGCTGCGTTCTACTCCCTCGACGTGGTGTACAACTTGGGAGACCTGCTCCGGCTGGAGGAACTCCTGGAATACAACGACCTGGATGTGGAGACTGCTGCTGAACGCCTCACCGCCACCTGTGAAGAGACGCTCATCAA GTGCCGCTTTGGGAACGTGTTATTAAACTGTTCTGATATATTTCAAATGGAACTGACAGGAGATGGATTCTGCTGCATCTTTAATGGAAGGTCTTTGAGGAG AGAAATGGAAGAAGGAGTCAAGATCAAACGCACTCCCCAACACTGGTACACGAGGGAATTCGGCTACACCAGTGGTCTGACTATTGCTGTCAATCAGAGTCAGAAGCCGACTAGCATTGATCTTACTTATAAGTGG ATAGCTCTTCAAACCAGCCAGCACTTCGTGGACACAACCATGAACGGCACAGCTCTCAACCCTGGTGCCGAGCAATGGATCTCATACTCCAGCATCGGCTTCCAGATAGCCAAGGGCGCGAAGACACTCAGCCCGTCACTCAGGAAATGCAATTTGTCCACCAATGTGTTGCGCTACTTTCCGCATTATAGCAA GAACTACTGTCTGCAAGAGAAGGAGATGGCGAACACGTTGAACAAATGTGGGTGCGTGCGGACTCCGCACCCGCGACCCCCGGGGACTACCAGGTGCCGGGCTCCCATGCTGCTGTGTGCCACACAGGCTATGA TCTCATATGACACGAGCGCCGACTGCCCACTGACGTGTGATGTGGAGAACATCATAGTCACCGCTTCCAGTTTCACGCTTGACCCTACCGTGAGGACCGTGGAATCCTTCTA CAACGGTTTGAACTTCAAGAAGGTGACAGTAGTGAGAATCTTCATTCAGGGTCGCAAACGTAAGACTAAAGAACGATGGAGCTACTTTGGATACTACGACTTgtttt CTCAACTGGGAGGTATGTTCAACGTATGTTTCGGCTGCAGTGTACTCACGATGCTGGAACTGCTGCAAATCGGCTGGAGGTTCATGCTCATCAGGGTACAGCAGTACTTGGATAATCGTCACATTCGGCACGTCAAACATCCTCAAAAGAAATAG